In Silene latifolia isolate original U9 population chromosome 3, ASM4854445v1, whole genome shotgun sequence, a single window of DNA contains:
- the LOC141648405 gene encoding uncharacterized protein LOC141648405, giving the protein MKAIRGNTSNLTAFSKLLKSFTNLSESHQINSHESSHLLKIRVFSSFNGRRNDRNDFNRGRNDFNGGRNDFNRGRNDNDNDDKFSGRDRGNHGYNPNAGIPARGDRQRPQFGGQNMGPDRDNQPRDNHGYNPNAGRPARGDRQRPQFGGQNMGPDRDNEPRDNRPRGRRNDGFSRPVGGDRNMDRERDRANLKLSDDFFKLDENDEVEGKKDYQPSVRELVNKRGEKEDGEFLEKFKLGGVGKEESRSDEVHRIPPPEEEKMEVPEEANEIFNKMRKNGLIPNAVAMLDGLCKDGLVHEAMKLFGVMREKGSMPEVVVYTAVVEGFCKAHKVDDAVRIFKKMQDNGIVPNAFSYSVLVNGLCKAKRLEEAFDLCAEMLEAGHSPNVATFTELVHEFCKEKGVEDAQRFIEMLKQKGFCLDEKVVRVHLDKTGPTSPMVREAIFGPKKTTESAV; this is encoded by the coding sequence ATGAAAGCAATAAGAGGTAACACTTCAAATCTTACTGCTTTTTCCAAATTACTGAAATCTTTTACAAACTTATCTGAATCCCATCAAATTAATAGCCATGAAAGTTCACATTtgttgaaaattagggtttttagtTCCTTTAATGGTAGAAGAAATGATAGGAATGATTTCAATAGAGGTAGGAATGATTTTAATGGAGGTAGGAATGATTTTAATAGAGGCAggaatgataatgataatgatgataagtTTTCTGGTAGAGATAGGGGAAATCATGGTTATAACCCTAATGCTGGTATACCTGCTAGAGGTGACAGGCAAAGGCCTCAATTTGGTGGGCAAAATATGGGCCCGGATCGCGATAATCAGCCTCGAGATAATCATGGTTATAACCCTAATGCTGGTAGACCTGCAAGAGGTGACAGGCAAAGGCCTCAATTTGGTGGGCAAAATATGGGTCCGGATCGCGATAATGAGCCTAGAGATAATCGGCCTCGAGGAAGGAGGAATGATGGGTTTAGTAGGCCAGTTGGTGGGGATAGGAATATGGATAGGGAGAGGGATAGAGCTAATTTAAAATTGAGTGATGATTTTTTTAAGTTAGATGAAAATGATGAGGTTGAAGGGAAGAAGGATTATCAGCCGTCTGTGCGCGAGCTAGTGAATAAACGTGGTGAGAAGGAGGACGGTGAATTTCTTGAGAAGTTTAAGCTTGGTGGTGTGGGAAAGGAGGAGAGTCGGTCTGATGAGGTTCATAGAATCCCTCCCCCTGAAGAGGAAAAGATGGAGGTGCCCGAGGAAGCTAATGAGATTTTTAATAAGATGAGGAAAAATGGGTTAATTCCTAATGCAGTGGCAATGCTTGATGGGTTGTGTAAGGATGGGTTGGTTCATGAAGCTATGAAGCTTTTCGGGGTGATGCGTGAAAAGGGTAGTATGCCGGAAGTGGTTGTGTATACTGCTGTGGTTGAAGGGTTTTGCAAGGCTCATAAGGTTGATGATGCTGTGAGGATTTTTAAGAAAATGCAAGATAATGGGATTGTGCCTAATGCTTTTAGTTACAGTGTCTTGGTCAATGGACTTTGTAAGGCGAAGAGATTGGAAGAGGCGTTTGATCTGTGTGCGGAGATGTTGGAAGCAGGACATTCACCAAATGTTGCgacatttactgaattggtacaTGAGTTTTGTAAGGAGAAGGGGGTTGAAGATGCTCAAAGGTTTATTGAGATGTTGAAGCAAAAAGGGTTCTGTTTGGATGAGAAAGTGGTCAGAGTTCATTTAGATAAGACGGGTCCAACGTCACCAATGGTACGGGAAGCAATCTTTGGCCCGAAGAAGACTACAGAAAGTGCAGTTTAA
- the LOC141648390 gene encoding AP-1 complex subunit sigma-2-like codes for MIQFVILINRQGKVRLTKWYSPYAQKERSKVLRELGGLILPRGPKLCNFVDWRGLKVVYRRYASLYFCMCIDPEDNELEVLEMIHHFVEILDRYYGSVCELDLIFNFHKAYYILDEVLIAGELQESSKKTVARLIAAQDALVEAVKEQESSISNIIAQATK; via the exons ATG ATTCAGTTTGTGATTCTTATTAATCGACAAGGAAAAGTGAGATTGACAAAGTGGTACTCACCATATGCACAAAAGGAGAGGAGTAAG GTTCTTCGTGAGCTTGGTGGTTTGATACTACCTCGGGGACCAAAGCTTTGTAACTTTGTCGATTGGAGAGGCCTAAAGGTCGTCTATAGAAG GTATGCGAGCTTGTATTTCTGCATGTGCATTGACCCGGAAGACAATGAACTAGAGGTCCTTGAAATGATCCATCATTTTGTAGAGATTCTAGACCGGTATTATGGCAGT GTCTGTGAACTGGACTTGATCTTCAACTTTCACAAG GCATACTATATTCTTGATGAGGTTTTAATTGCGGGTGAGCTGCAAGAATCAAGCAAGAAAACTGTAGCCAGACTGATTGCTGCGCAG GATGCACTGGTCGAGGCGGTGAAAGAGCAAGAGAGCTCAATCAGCAATATAATTGCGCAAGCGACAAAGTAG